Within Calonectris borealis chromosome Z, bCalBor7.hap1.2, whole genome shotgun sequence, the genomic segment AGCTATAGCTTTTAAGGTGAAAGCCTGAAGTATTGCACTAGCAGCTAGTGAAACTAAGATGCTAAGATACATTTACCTTCCAAAGCTAGATTTATTTATAAGTTATTTAACCTAGACTCTATAATCGCACCAAATAGATTATAGGTGAAAAGTAGTTGTGGTgaggaaaataaagaacttcagttttcaaacattttaaattaagaaacgTGCTAGCTGCCATTTTAGTGGCAAAAGAGACCCTCTCCTGTAAGTGACAAGGGGTTTTATTCAGCTaaaatgtgcaaagaaaaaagtctcaaagTGAGAGAAGTATCAGCAGTTCATATTGGACACAAGGGAATAAAATCCTTACGAATGAATTCCTTTAATCCGTTTTCTTGTCAGAAACTTCTGTGGATCTCTTTGCAGCAATTCCATTTGCAACACCATTGCTTTCAAACTGCAAATAAAAGACAGCATCATTAATGGGATGTCAAAAAAGGACTCCACACCCAGAACAGTAACAGTTGGtgatgaaaattacttttagaagCAAGGCCAGTGAAGATCTATGAAGAAATCTGCAGGAAGAACCGAAGTGATGGTGTCTCTTTAGATTTACACATAATTTCTGCTTCGAGGTGGCGGGGGGAGGAGTGTGGGCAGAGACAACATATACAAATCTTTGAATTTTCTTAGAAGAGATAACTAACAAATGCACAATTTACACACACTAAACATCTTCCTCCATTATGAGTGGTAGAGCTAGATGAAGAATAcgttggtcttttttttaattttgcttcatgCATCTGGTGTGATGTAGCAATTACTTGACTTCTCCCTTCTCTGAAAGAATagccagtcattaaaaaaaaaaataatataactaACTAAGCTGTTTCAGAAAACAGGTGCAATTCCTATCCTTCCAAGACTTACCAGAAGCTGTCTGGGAGTAACTGCTATTTCCAGCTGGCTTAGTACTGGTCATTCGCTTTCATAAGACAATAGCCACAAAAATGTCTACAAAAACACCCAACTATTTACTCTTTCATGGTGCCCACCCTGAACTATTTCTGGGTGCTTTATCTGGCATTTCCCTGGTTAGCTACACGATTAATCTTACTTTATAAATTCCAGACTCATCCTCCTGATCTCTTTTCGTGGCTGAAGGTGCCCGTGGATTTCCAGCGCTGCCTCCTCGACCTCGTTTTGTGGCTGTCGTTTCTTCCACAGCCTTCTTGGGCCATACGCGCTTAATGAAAGGTGCGATAACGGGATAGATATACGGTTCAAGGAATTTCTTGTAGACCCAGAGGAGAACAGGAATGACAATACAAGGAATGCACACCATGGCTTCCTCTTGTTCTGTGACAAAGctggtgaggggaaaaaacccaacaacttagGATGAGAGCGTTTGTCTGCCGTGAGCTAAGAAAAGTCTTAAATAATGAATAAAGATTGTAGTTGATATCCAAACATAAAAGATTCTTTAATAATAGATTAACTGTTCGTTTCAAAAATGCTGTGTGTTCCAATGTTATAAAGTCCTCAACAACAGGGGAAGACTTCTTGACATTCTAACATTCTtgacattttaacaaaaaaggagTTGAGTTTCCATTCATTCATCATTAGAAAAgcacattcagaaaataaaaggttttgccTAAACCACACAAAAAACAGTTTAAGCAGTGAGCTGCATATATTAGCCCAGTTCTTACTATAATATAACAGAGTCcaaaaggtttgtttttcttactcCCTTTTTATTTAAGGTGAAATTAAATGGCAGGACTCCAATCAATCTAATGGCTTGCTCCCACTGAAGGGCAGGTCGGTGGGAGGCGGGGGAAGAGAATCCTAGTCAGGATTTGCGAAAAGGAGAATCACAGGAGGAATCACTTGATCCCA encodes:
- the LOC142075743 gene encoding UPF0729 protein C18orf32 homolog, coding for MVCIPCIVIPVLLWVYKKFLEPYIYPVIAPFIKRVWPKKAVEETTATKRGRGGSAGNPRAPSATKRDQEDESGIYKFESNGVANGIAAKRSTEVSDKKTD